In Burkholderia gladioli, a genomic segment contains:
- the madM gene encoding malonate transporter subunit MadM, producing MIQVIEKVLSHNGLITGFAVVGIVMWLAFMASRRLTYQRVHGSAIAVFAGLALAWLGGHLTGGEKGIADLPLLAGIGLLGGGMFRDFAVVSTAFEVQVSEARKAGLVGAASVVLGTVLPFVVGAGVAYGFGYRDPVSVTTIAAGAITYIVGPVTGAAIGASPAVMALSIATGLTKAVLVMVGTPLAANLMNLKTPRAAMIYGGLAGTLSGVTAGLAATDRRLVPYGALVATFHSSIGCLLGPTLLYFATRSIIGI from the coding sequence ATGATTCAGGTTATCGAGAAGGTCCTGTCACACAATGGTCTGATCACCGGCTTCGCCGTCGTGGGCATCGTCATGTGGCTGGCGTTCATGGCGTCGAGACGGCTGACGTATCAGCGGGTTCACGGCTCGGCAATCGCGGTGTTCGCCGGGCTGGCGCTCGCATGGCTCGGCGGCCATTTGACCGGAGGCGAGAAGGGAATCGCCGACCTTCCGCTGCTTGCCGGCATCGGCCTGCTGGGCGGGGGAATGTTTCGCGACTTCGCGGTGGTATCGACCGCGTTCGAGGTCCAGGTCAGCGAAGCCCGCAAGGCGGGGCTGGTCGGCGCCGCTTCGGTGGTGCTGGGTACCGTGCTGCCATTCGTGGTTGGCGCAGGCGTGGCGTACGGGTTCGGCTATCGCGATCCGGTGAGCGTGACGACCATCGCCGCAGGAGCGATCACCTATATTGTCGGACCCGTGACCGGGGCGGCGATCGGCGCGAGCCCGGCGGTCATGGCGTTGAGCATCGCCACCGGCCTGACCAAGGCCGTCCTGGTGATGGTGGGCACGCCGCTCGCCGCGAACCTCATGAACCTGAAAACGCCTCGTGCCGCGATGATCTACGGCGGCCTCGCCGGAACATTGAGCGGTGTCACGGCGGGGCTCGCCGCGACGGACCGGCGTCTGGTCCCGTATGGCGCGCTCGTGGCGACGTTCCACAGCAGCATCGGTTGTCTTCTCGGCCCCACGCTCCTGTATTTCGCGACCAGAAGCATCATCGGCATCTGA
- the madL gene encoding malonate transporter subunit MadL, translating into MIIYGTAMLAVCYLAGLAIGDLLGLLIGTSVNVGGVGISMILLIALRWYLCRKGALPAETDAGVGFWRAMYIPVTVAMAASQDVSAAISGGLIALLAALAAIFICAFAIAILARTGRDTTSLDVQMAHQLDARG; encoded by the coding sequence GTGATTATCTATGGAACAGCAATGCTGGCGGTCTGTTACTTGGCGGGCCTCGCGATCGGCGATCTGCTCGGGCTGCTGATCGGAACCTCGGTCAACGTCGGTGGTGTCGGGATCAGCATGATCCTGCTGATCGCTCTGCGGTGGTATCTGTGCCGCAAGGGGGCGCTGCCGGCCGAAACGGATGCCGGGGTTGGGTTCTGGCGTGCGATGTACATCCCGGTGACCGTCGCCATGGCGGCGAGCCAGGACGTGAGCGCCGCGATCTCGGGCGGCCTCATCGCCTTGCTCGCGGCGCTCGCCGCGATTTTCATCTGCGCGTTCGCGATTGCGATACTCGCCCGCACCGGGCGCGATACGACATCGCTCGATGTACAGATGGCACACCAACTCGATGCGCGAGGGTGA
- a CDS encoding MgtC/SapB family protein gives MLSNLEIVGRLLMAALLGAAIGFERERLSWAAGLRTHMLVSVGSALVMIVSAFGFEDIRTLSNVALDPSRVAAQVVSGIGFLGAGSILLRGEVVRGLTTAASIWSVAGVGLAVGGGLYVGAVSATVVILLILAGVKPLERFLRRTKIRREVVLATDRDTLDLQAIDSVIQSRGARLKQMIVRHNSSVEARDDVTIAISRVSPRSFAEICEQLRATHGIHEVREVLD, from the coding sequence ATGTTGAGCAATCTGGAAATCGTTGGCCGGCTCCTGATGGCGGCATTGCTCGGCGCCGCGATCGGGTTTGAGCGCGAACGCCTGTCGTGGGCCGCGGGGCTGCGGACCCACATGCTGGTGTCGGTTGGTTCGGCGCTGGTGATGATCGTGTCCGCTTTTGGCTTCGAGGACATCCGGACCTTGTCGAATGTGGCGCTCGATCCTTCGCGCGTGGCGGCGCAGGTGGTGTCGGGCATCGGCTTTCTCGGCGCCGGTTCGATCCTGTTGCGCGGCGAAGTGGTGCGGGGACTGACGACGGCGGCCAGCATCTGGTCGGTTGCCGGCGTGGGGCTCGCGGTCGGCGGTGGGCTGTATGTGGGTGCCGTGTCGGCGACCGTCGTCATCCTGTTGATCCTGGCGGGGGTGAAGCCCCTGGAGCGTTTCCTGCGGCGAACCAAGATTCGCCGCGAGGTGGTGCTCGCGACCGACCGGGACACACTCGATCTGCAGGCGATCGACTCGGTGATCCAGTCGAGAGGGGCGCGGCTCAAGCAGATGATCGTGAGGCACAACAGCAGCGTCGAGGCGCGCGACGACGTCACGATCGCGATTTCACGCGTGTCGCCACGCTCATTCGCTGAGATCTGCGAACAGTTGCGCGCGACGCATGGCATCCATGAGGTGCGTGAAGTTCTCGATTGA
- a CDS encoding alkaline phosphatase family protein — MPSGNGRSSDQSDQAGGAPVRRVVTVICDSLRRDLLSEARTPVLWRLAQRGTWFSNARSVFPSTTRTSSASIATGCHPARHGLAGNCVILSEGDGLVCCNVGNPTFRDRLEKATGQTLRVPVLAEYVKPVGHALIMSNVSAGAAYFHDPDGHGEVFHRAGSYGPGRIPLADDPLRHIRSGADGDAVMTGHFVERLKADPSLVAATLWLSEPDHSGHRSPLGSPEHLCGIDSAQRCVARVADVVDSLREAGQDILMIVGSDHGMQTVTVEVPVIALMVAAGLKDALDSREVVLAPNGTAFTVGIADACAQRVGDIAAWLREQPWVGAVYTGEALGKLGLASSRECRIAVTMAADKSRNPFGVAGGSAYIEDPDEAGRYLDRGQHGGLGAREQSPFLFMSGRGFEAGAIRAERVSLVDYLPTALAHLHVDVAGLDGRPLQLPRDRKTC, encoded by the coding sequence ATGCCTAGCGGAAATGGGCGTTCGTCCGATCAGTCGGACCAGGCCGGCGGCGCGCCCGTCAGGCGTGTCGTCACGGTCATCTGCGACAGCCTGCGGCGCGATCTTCTGTCCGAAGCGCGTACGCCGGTGCTGTGGCGGCTGGCGCAGCGTGGCACCTGGTTTTCCAATGCCCGCAGCGTCTTTCCATCGACCACGCGAACCAGCTCCGCGAGCATCGCGACCGGCTGTCATCCCGCGCGCCACGGCCTGGCCGGCAACTGCGTGATCCTGTCGGAAGGCGACGGTCTCGTGTGCTGCAACGTCGGCAACCCGACCTTCCGGGATCGGCTCGAAAAAGCGACCGGCCAGACGTTGCGCGTGCCGGTCCTCGCCGAGTACGTGAAGCCCGTCGGGCACGCGCTCATCATGTCGAACGTGTCCGCCGGCGCCGCTTATTTCCACGACCCGGACGGCCATGGCGAGGTGTTCCATCGGGCAGGATCGTATGGACCCGGGCGCATCCCCCTTGCGGACGACCCGCTACGACACATCCGCAGCGGCGCGGATGGCGATGCCGTGATGACCGGGCATTTCGTCGAGCGGCTGAAAGCGGACCCGTCCCTGGTGGCCGCGACGCTATGGCTTTCCGAACCGGACCACAGCGGGCATCGATCGCCGCTCGGGTCTCCCGAGCATCTCTGCGGCATCGATAGCGCGCAGCGATGCGTGGCGCGTGTCGCCGACGTGGTCGACTCATTGCGCGAAGCCGGGCAGGACATCCTGATGATCGTCGGATCGGATCATGGCATGCAGACCGTGACGGTCGAGGTGCCCGTGATTGCCCTGATGGTCGCCGCGGGGCTCAAGGATGCGCTCGACAGTCGCGAGGTCGTGCTGGCGCCCAATGGGACCGCGTTCACGGTCGGCATCGCCGACGCGTGCGCGCAGCGCGTCGGCGATATCGCTGCATGGCTGCGTGAGCAGCCATGGGTGGGCGCGGTGTACACGGGCGAGGCGCTGGGCAAGCTGGGCCTGGCAAGTTCCAGGGAATGCCGTATCGCCGTCACGATGGCCGCCGACAAGAGCCGAAATCCATTCGGCGTGGCAGGAGGATCGGCTTACATCGAGGACCCCGACGAGGCGGGACGCTATCTCGACCGCGGTCAACACGGTGGACTCGGCGCCCGCGAGCAAAGCCCGTTTCTCTTCATGAGCGGACGCGGATTCGAAGCAGGTGCGATCCGCGCCGAACGCGTCAGCCTCGTCGATTATCTCCCCACCGCGCTCGCGCATCTGCATGTCGATGTCGCCGGGCTGGATGGACGTCCACTGCAACTTCCACGGGATCGGAAAACATGTTGA